tttaaaaaaaaccttttattcagcaaagatgttGTAATTTgtctaaagtgacagtaaagacttttacattgttacagaTATCTCTATTTCACATCAGTATAGGTTAGTGTAATCTATTCATCATAAGAATACTGAAAgtaaatgtattacagtttttacaaaaatattaagcagcaactggtttcaacattgataataaaaataagtgtttaaaatatatatatatataacctttGAAACTGTGATTAAACTAACCAGTATGtatctgaaatataattttctgtaatgtaaacattatttttgatcaagtcagcgtattataatgatttctgaaggatcatgtgacagtgaagactgaagtaatgactgctgaaaattcagctttgcatcacaggaataaattacatttaaacatgtactcaatttatttatttatttatttatgttaattgtaatactattttacttttttttcagattttttgatcaaataaatgcagtcttggtgaaaataaaatttaagaCTTCTTAAACAACATttaactgtatatataaaatattgtatcatatattatatatttgtgtgtgtgtgtgtgtgtgtgtgtgtgtgtgtgttgcccTTTTCAGAGTGCATAATAGCCATTGTCAATTGCAAGACTGAGAAAGCACTCTAAAAGTACCATAAGTCGTCCATATTTGACCTGTGTCCTATATTCTTCtgattttgtttcttcttgTTGACTTCTCGTCCattgtcatacaggtttggaacaacatgagggtgaataaatgacagaatgtttattTTCTGCTCATCTTTTTGGTCTTATTTCTCTTGTCTTAGGGAGCAGAAGTGAGAAGACCAGTGGAGACAGCTGCCATTTCTACATCTCTTCCGCCTCCTCTTATTCCCCTGCCTGAGAGAAACACTGAGCTGCTGGCTGAAGAGGAGACGGGGAGAGAGGCTCCTCTCCAGATTCAGGAGCTGGAGTCCAACCAAAGACTGACAGATCTAACCCAACCTGAGTTGGCAGTTGAGGCTCTCAGTGACACGGAAAGCAGCCCCACACAAGAAACACACAGCGAAACGGAAATACAAGGACtgacagaaaaagagagagagactgacaTCACAGCACATCAGAATAACGGCACAGACCAATGCTCTGCTGCTGCTACCGACACTACAACACGTTAGTTTGTTACAGTTATCAATCCTATTATGTCTTATTTGATTTCCATCATAACTAATTGTTCTATTCCCGCTTTTCATCTTCCAGATGCCTCACTTGAAATTCCGGGGTCTCCAGTTGACCAGTCAGAGGAGTTTGATTCACTGTTTGACTCGGGATTGGACGAACATTCATACAAGGCCCCGCCTCCGCTTTCAGATACAGACCTTGCTATTTTTGACCCATGTGCCAAAGAAGGTAATGAAGTCTGCACGGTTTATCTCATCATTTCTACATATAATTGGCTTTCTGGGTTTTTTAATGCAAACCTCTTTCATCGCCTTACCCAATCTTCCAGATCAACCGTATGGATCACCCAGCCACGCTGAACTCCTGTCCGTTCCTCTAACCATTCCAGATGGGACTGAGTCTGCTGGAGATGTGAGCTATGTGTACCAGGCCAATGAAGAGCTGAAGGCCGCCCAGGAAAAAGAGAGAAACGGCGAATACAGTGCAGCAGTACAACGATATAGGACGGCTgttgatttatttatgaaaGGAGTGCAAGGTAAGAGAAGGAGGCTGTTCTTGATAATAGACTAACAAACTGCAGCATATCATTTATATACTGTGCACACTGTGATAATTGTCTGTATGCATGGAATACCCTGATACTAAATACTACATTTATCAATGTGTATTCAACAAAGCACACTGTAGGGAATATagtatcccacaa
The sequence above is a segment of the Onychostoma macrolepis isolate SWU-2019 chromosome 07, ASM1243209v1, whole genome shotgun sequence genome. Coding sequences within it:
- the snx15 gene encoding sorting nexin-15 isoform X1, producing the protein MSRKTKTEEYNRFFTVTDPRTHEKGHTEYKVTARFVSKTQPENVKEVVVWKRYSELKKLHGELAYTHRNLFRRQEEFPSFPRAQVFGRFDEAVIEERRKAAEAMLLFTTNIPALYNSPQLKEFFRGAEVRRPVETAAISTSLPPPLIPLPERNTELLAEEETGREAPLQIQELESNQRLTDLTQPELAVEALSDTESSPTQETHSETEIQGLTEKERETDITAHQNNGTDQCSAAATDTTTHASLEIPGSPVDQSEEFDSLFDSGLDEHSYKAPPPLSDTDLAIFDPCAKEDQPYGSPSHAELLSVPLTIPDGTESAGDVSYVYQANEELKAAQEKERNGEYSAAVQRYRTAVDLFMKGVQGDVDLKRREAVKRKIAEILEHAERLLSIQTPTQDHNT
- the snx15 gene encoding sorting nexin-15 isoform X2 is translated as MSRKTKTEEYNRFFTVTDPRTHEKGHTEYKVTARVVVWKRYSELKKLHGELAYTHRNLFRRQEEFPSFPRAQVFGRFDEAVIEERRKAAEAMLLFTTNIPALYNSPQLKEFFRGAEVRRPVETAAISTSLPPPLIPLPERNTELLAEEETGREAPLQIQELESNQRLTDLTQPELAVEALSDTESSPTQETHSETEIQGLTEKERETDITAHQNNGTDQCSAAATDTTTHASLEIPGSPVDQSEEFDSLFDSGLDEHSYKAPPPLSDTDLAIFDPCAKEDQPYGSPSHAELLSVPLTIPDGTESAGDVSYVYQANEELKAAQEKERNGEYSAAVQRYRTAVDLFMKGVQGDVDLKRREAVKRKIAEILEHAERLLSIQTPTQDHNT